The following proteins are co-located in the Flectobacillus major DSM 103 genome:
- a CDS encoding DUF6443 domain-containing protein yields the protein MKTRTTQVMRVLLFILLHPLFNFTPLAQIDSIKAKLKELRAKQNQVELTSQDVLEPNLVPPSPTAASLGKYTDFPVNLYNGVTDISIPIYEVKTKTVSVPISLSYHASGIKVGEVASWVGLGFSLNISAITRSVRGLPDEETGGFFSTRLHYPNPDNISFATTSPSIWQPEIVGVAKGTIDFEQDIYMLSAMGKSYKLLFKSNGTIQTIPRSDLKITVNFNTNTWQVVLEDGTRLVFGGDTATEITDGSSLDSAPFGSTWYLKTLTSHQGDVITFVYNNSIIPTDITFSESDFIKVIEPPYSGVTDSDNSRITLKTRNIGIKRLTRILSDNVSVEFVPEPTEREDLEGDYALSTIKVTPKGATTSTEEYKFTYSYSTAVSSVEHNPNNNTTFRKRLKLLSIERKVGSTLYQPWRFEYNPVGLPSRRAFAQDHWGYFNGAVSNQTLLPDYYLELPSVANIDPMNYGFFPPKHRIGNKEPDAVAMKAEILQKVTYPTGGYTQLFYEANAYTTTAPVKTAMSQTLNLNAATVTALKLPNGVEATNTLSFSINDSQYINLSFQGEFSAAALSDVNPTSVVATLALRNTSGTILWSINYRKNQLVDNAFIMGLKYLNIQNITTAQTFTLELRTNIIPQNSNDYSLSSTVKWYSLGNPTPKIQLAGGLRMAKTKTFDGLGAKSSEKFYQYENPFVIYQASNSDYLTNIDDIQLGEAGGVKTSHAYTRNSSAKFTLGSIQGGTIGYGKVTILSDSLGANGKTVSSFLNNTDEGVAESKVFPFPPINPKDYKRGLLTQQIDYRNDGTKVRQIDNTYLFEPSASISGVKAGYNTTYCNTCCTNANNYCGILYSIYLLSADQVKQVTSVEQSFEPTGQYAVETKTSYFYDNSNYTQISRTLTTESKAKKLTINSVGVDSRSIETSMKYAYDFPSNSVLAGMTAKNMIASPIEKTTRLVMVADNGTISYAPLNYQKTSYSQWSLGDSMYYLPQKIETQLENGPLLTQIDFLSYDTRTNLTRYQLRNGISMQLAYYTTTDVGKIDLVKTHTIGGGVLGNILARTNTYNYFPLVGLSSINDINGYNTTFGYDNFNRLSTTTDHQGYLLADYFYHYPNESAPTNRGVSPTNTMAYVISRTARTAQTGSVLDPDITKTHTQVQYIDGLGKPLQTLNWKASPSNVDLVSTSIFYDSYSRVNTTVLPFASSLATGQFVSNSLAQANAFYADTCSFSRSIYEPSPLNRIGKQFGAGQAWRFNDKFTAYSYLTAGNEVVMFNINTNGSVSANTRYPESSLHNTLLTSERGLWTIEIKDRQARTISKYQQLEAGTFNFAITAYVYDDLGRLRYVVPPEAYKLFDSGTKTTFTETETLFLEGIYGYHYDNQGRLTEKHIPGTGWTRYVYDKQDRIVLENDDKDANASPNYWKFSQYDALGRVIRTGLINNIGTYSRSQLQSEFDAVSIPYEERGSTLLGYTNRSFPSSYTPAETNVKTVNYYDDYTWQTETAYNFQAANAFHTQANTKGLQTGALVRNLESNDWYKSVNYYDYKGRVIQDFQQTIRGNIIRKDYQYRFNGELLTTRITKGSNIKILSYEYDHLGRKTTFRHSLNGNEKTIAKYIYDEIGRLKSKQFSPTSAIGSSQTGDWTNSTTWQGGSIPSISDNVRINTGHNITIPTGKIATAGSLFNAGTLQNYGTLNLGSLSVNTNTGILQTIDYKYHIRGGLKGINLDANNNLTNSLFSYKLDYEEDGTYYDGNIRNQYWKSNIDGIQRAYQYNYDGASRITAAAYGSTKAGENYALNNVTYDANGNIKTLSRNGATNTNYTSFGNVDNLSYTYQTNSNKLLKIQDATIGNPDLGDFRDATNTDNDYEYWEDGSLKKDKNKKIASITYNYLKLPKTITFDNGRTITTQYDAQGSKLKKIDSNGETTDYEEDEIYVNGSLYQISHDEGRINAQGQYEYNITDHLGNLRVSLKDSAGIATPTQSIFYDPWGLSMKGMQINKNYANFNKHQYNGKEFDEATEFIDLGNRILNPTIGKMMSIDRFSEKYYGMSPYQFAANNPITYVDINGDSISLNKDFSSSKYAMSAYNTFIGTNAGKQFLKDFGIGGKFEKVSIVFGLKNMWATGGTKQFAIDKNGSKKEIRNEDDGLGKGVITSLPSKSTLEFNVNLRWSSWEQESEQENPGEFYSNLSKIDRGLVLLHELQHVRINTEALLFGKTAISEENQHRLMKATDGSYFQERVNYYNQFKNQIRRIFKNETETNKVIQQRVNAFDIK from the coding sequence ATGAAAACCCGTACTACACAAGTGATGAGGGTATTATTGTTTATACTACTTCATCCATTATTCAATTTTACACCCTTAGCTCAAATAGATTCTATCAAAGCCAAATTGAAGGAATTAAGAGCCAAACAAAATCAGGTTGAGCTTACCTCTCAAGATGTCCTCGAACCTAACCTCGTACCTCCTTCGCCTACGGCTGCTAGTTTAGGAAAATATACCGATTTCCCTGTAAACCTCTACAATGGCGTTACCGATATTAGTATTCCTATTTATGAGGTCAAAACCAAAACTGTTTCAGTACCCATTTCGTTGAGTTACCATGCTTCAGGGATTAAAGTTGGCGAAGTGGCTTCGTGGGTAGGTCTTGGATTTAGCCTGAATATTAGTGCTATCACCAGAAGTGTTCGTGGTTTGCCCGATGAGGAAACAGGCGGTTTTTTCTCAACCCGTTTGCATTACCCCAATCCTGACAATATTTCTTTTGCCACTACTAGCCCTTCTATTTGGCAACCCGAAATCGTTGGTGTAGCCAAAGGAACTATTGATTTTGAGCAGGATATTTATATGCTCAGTGCCATGGGGAAAAGCTATAAACTCCTTTTTAAATCTAATGGTACTATCCAAACGATTCCTCGGAGTGATTTAAAAATCACGGTTAATTTTAATACCAATACTTGGCAAGTGGTTTTGGAAGACGGCACAAGACTTGTTTTTGGAGGCGATACCGCCACCGAAATCACTGATGGAAGTAGCCTTGATTCAGCCCCCTTTGGTTCAACGTGGTACTTAAAAACCCTTACCTCGCACCAAGGAGATGTCATTACCTTTGTTTATAACAACTCGATTATACCAACAGATATAACCTTTAGCGAAAGTGACTTTATTAAGGTAATAGAACCGCCTTACAGTGGTGTCACCGATTCAGATAATAGTCGGATAACCCTCAAAACTCGCAATATTGGTATTAAACGTTTGACAAGAATTCTGTCGGATAACGTATCTGTTGAGTTTGTCCCAGAGCCTACCGAACGAGAAGACCTAGAAGGGGATTATGCTTTGTCTACTATCAAGGTAACGCCCAAGGGAGCTACCACCAGTACAGAGGAATATAAGTTTACCTATAGTTATTCTACAGCCGTAAGTAGTGTCGAGCATAATCCTAACAATAATACTACCTTTCGGAAACGACTCAAGTTATTGAGTATCGAAAGAAAAGTTGGCAGTACCCTATATCAGCCTTGGCGTTTTGAATACAACCCTGTAGGCTTACCTTCTCGACGAGCCTTTGCTCAAGACCACTGGGGGTATTTTAATGGAGCTGTGTCCAATCAAACTTTATTGCCCGACTACTACCTTGAGCTACCCAGTGTAGCCAATATAGACCCGATGAACTATGGTTTTTTTCCGCCCAAACACCGCATAGGCAATAAAGAGCCCGATGCAGTGGCCATGAAGGCCGAAATCCTTCAGAAGGTAACCTACCCAACAGGAGGCTATACACAGCTTTTTTATGAGGCCAACGCTTATACGACAACAGCTCCAGTCAAAACAGCTATGAGCCAAACGCTCAACCTCAATGCAGCTACGGTGACAGCTCTGAAATTACCCAATGGCGTTGAGGCTACCAATACCCTGTCTTTTTCTATCAATGATTCTCAATATATCAATTTGAGTTTTCAGGGTGAATTTAGTGCTGCGGCCCTAAGCGATGTCAATCCCACGAGTGTGGTAGCTACTTTGGCTTTAAGAAATACGAGTGGCACGATACTTTGGTCAATCAATTATCGTAAAAATCAGCTTGTCGACAACGCCTTTATTATGGGCTTGAAATATTTGAATATTCAGAATATTACCACTGCCCAAACATTTACTTTAGAACTCAGAACCAATATTATTCCACAAAATTCCAACGATTATAGTCTTAGCTCAACCGTCAAGTGGTATTCACTAGGTAACCCAACTCCCAAAATCCAGTTGGCAGGAGGCCTTAGAATGGCCAAAACCAAAACTTTTGATGGCTTAGGAGCAAAATCCTCTGAGAAGTTTTATCAATACGAAAACCCTTTTGTCATTTATCAAGCCTCTAACAGTGATTATTTAACCAACATAGACGACATTCAATTGGGAGAAGCAGGAGGCGTGAAAACGTCACATGCCTATACCCGCAACTCCAGTGCCAAATTCACCCTTGGCAGTATTCAGGGAGGCACAATTGGGTATGGAAAAGTCACGATTTTGTCTGATTCGCTAGGGGCTAATGGCAAAACGGTTTCTTCATTTCTCAACAATACCGATGAAGGGGTAGCAGAATCAAAGGTTTTTCCATTTCCACCCATCAATCCCAAAGACTACAAACGAGGCTTATTAACCCAACAAATAGATTATCGTAACGACGGTACAAAGGTCAGACAAATAGACAATACCTATTTGTTCGAGCCAAGTGCCAGTATTTCGGGTGTAAAAGCAGGTTATAATACTACTTACTGTAATACCTGTTGTACAAATGCTAATAACTATTGTGGTATTTTGTATTCAATCTATCTGTTGTCGGCCGACCAAGTAAAACAAGTTACCAGTGTCGAACAATCCTTTGAGCCAACAGGCCAATATGCCGTCGAAACCAAAACATCGTACTTTTACGATAATAGCAATTATACCCAAATTTCACGAACCCTTACCACCGAAAGTAAGGCCAAAAAGCTAACCATCAATTCGGTAGGGGTAGATAGCCGCAGCATCGAGACATCCATGAAGTATGCCTATGATTTTCCTTCCAATAGCGTATTGGCAGGAATGACGGCCAAAAATATGATTGCTTCACCCATAGAAAAGACTACCCGTTTGGTAATGGTAGCCGACAATGGTACAATCAGCTATGCCCCATTAAACTACCAGAAAACCAGTTATAGTCAATGGTCTTTGGGCGATTCGATGTATTATTTGCCTCAAAAGATAGAAACCCAGCTAGAAAATGGGCCACTACTTACCCAAATAGATTTTCTCAGCTATGATACCCGTACCAACCTGACTCGTTACCAGCTTCGCAATGGCATAAGTATGCAGCTAGCCTATTATACCACTACCGATGTAGGAAAAATAGATTTAGTCAAAACTCATACCATTGGAGGGGGCGTATTGGGCAATATTCTGGCCCGAACCAATACCTACAACTACTTTCCCCTTGTTGGACTAAGCTCTATCAACGACATCAATGGGTACAATACTACTTTTGGGTACGATAATTTCAATCGACTGTCTACCACCACCGACCATCAAGGGTATTTGTTGGCAGATTATTTCTATCATTACCCCAACGAATCAGCCCCCACCAACCGAGGAGTAAGCCCCACCAACACCATGGCTTACGTGATTAGTAGAACAGCCCGAACAGCACAAACGGGGAGTGTTTTAGACCCTGATATTACCAAAACCCATACCCAAGTTCAGTACATAGACGGTTTGGGTAAGCCTTTGCAAACCCTCAACTGGAAAGCTAGTCCAAGCAATGTTGATTTGGTAAGCACCAGTATTTTTTATGATAGCTATAGTAGAGTTAATACGACGGTTTTACCTTTTGCAAGCTCCCTTGCTACAGGACAGTTTGTGAGTAATTCGCTAGCCCAAGCCAATGCTTTTTATGCCGATACCTGTTCATTTAGCCGTTCTATTTATGAGCCAAGCCCCCTAAACCGTATAGGCAAACAATTTGGAGCAGGCCAAGCATGGCGTTTCAATGATAAGTTTACGGCTTATTCTTACCTAACAGCAGGTAATGAAGTGGTGATGTTTAATATCAATACCAACGGGAGTGTAAGTGCCAATACCCGTTATCCAGAAAGCTCGCTTCACAATACCCTATTAACCTCAGAGCGGGGTTTATGGACAATAGAAATAAAAGACAGACAAGCCCGAACCATTAGCAAATACCAACAATTAGAAGCAGGAACTTTTAATTTTGCCATAACGGCATACGTATATGACGACTTGGGTCGCTTACGCTATGTAGTTCCGCCCGAAGCCTACAAACTCTTTGATTCGGGGACAAAAACCACTTTTACAGAAACCGAAACGTTATTTTTGGAAGGCATCTACGGCTATCATTACGACAACCAAGGGCGTTTAACCGAAAAACATATCCCTGGCACAGGCTGGACACGCTATGTTTATGACAAACAAGACCGAATCGTCCTCGAAAACGATGACAAAGATGCCAATGCCAGTCCCAACTACTGGAAGTTTAGCCAGTACGATGCCTTGGGGAGGGTAATCCGAACAGGACTTATCAATAACATTGGTACGTATAGCCGTAGCCAATTACAAAGCGAGTTTGATGCCGTAAGCATTCCCTACGAAGAAAGAGGCTCAACCCTTTTGGGCTATACCAATCGCTCGTTTCCAAGCAGTTATACCCCTGCCGAGACCAACGTAAAAACGGTCAACTACTACGACGATTACACATGGCAAACAGAAACAGCCTACAACTTCCAGGCGGCCAACGCCTTCCATACACAAGCCAATACCAAAGGCCTCCAAACAGGAGCATTGGTACGAAACCTTGAAAGCAACGACTGGTACAAATCTGTCAATTATTACGATTATAAAGGGCGAGTTATTCAAGATTTCCAACAAACCATTCGGGGGAACATCATTAGAAAAGATTATCAATATCGTTTTAATGGCGAACTTCTAACAACGAGAATCACCAAAGGCTCAAACATTAAAATACTCAGCTATGAATATGACCATTTAGGCAGAAAAACTACATTTAGACATTCTTTAAACGGTAATGAAAAAACCATTGCCAAATATATCTACGATGAAATTGGACGGTTAAAAAGCAAACAATTTAGTCCTACATCGGCTATTGGGAGTTCTCAAACAGGCGATTGGACAAACTCCACTACATGGCAAGGAGGCAGTATTCCAAGCATCTCTGACAACGTCCGTATCAATACGGGGCATAATATCACCATTCCTACAGGCAAAATAGCCACCGCAGGAAGTTTATTCAATGCAGGTACATTACAGAATTATGGGACATTAAACTTAGGTAGTTTGTCGGTAAACACCAATACAGGAATATTACAAACTATTGATTACAAATACCATATCAGAGGTGGGCTAAAAGGTATCAATCTCGATGCCAATAACAACCTAACCAATAGCCTATTCAGCTACAAACTCGACTACGAAGAAGACGGTACATACTACGACGGAAATATCAGAAACCAATATTGGAAAAGCAATATCGACGGTATCCAAAGAGCCTACCAATACAACTACGACGGGGCTTCTCGTATCACCGCTGCCGCTTATGGAAGTACCAAAGCAGGAGAAAACTATGCCCTAAATAATGTAACTTATGATGCCAATGGCAATATCAAAACTCTTAGTAGAAATGGAGCAACGAATACCAATTATACCAGTTTTGGTAATGTCGATAACCTAAGTTACACCTATCAAACCAATTCTAATAAGCTCCTAAAAATTCAAGATGCCACCATTGGCAATCCAGACTTAGGCGATTTTAGAGATGCTACTAATACCGATAATGATTATGAATATTGGGAAGATGGTAGTCTGAAAAAGGATAAGAACAAAAAGATAGCCTCCATCACTTACAATTATCTCAAACTCCCCAAAACAATAACATTCGACAACGGAAGAACTATTACCACCCAGTATGATGCACAAGGCTCAAAACTCAAAAAAATAGATTCTAATGGCGAAACAACCGATTATGAAGAAGATGAGATTTATGTAAATGGTAGTCTCTACCAGATTTCGCACGACGAAGGGCGTATCAACGCACAAGGACAGTACGAGTATAATATCACAGACCATTTAGGTAATCTAAGAGTATCACTCAAAGACTCCGCAGGAATTGCCACACCTACCCAAAGTATTTTTTACGACCCTTGGGGTTTGTCGATGAAAGGGATGCAGATAAATAAAAATTATGCTAACTTTAACAAGCACCAGTATAATGGTAAAGAGTTTGACGAAGCTACTGAATTTATAGATTTGGGAAATAGAATACTAAATCCCACAATAGGTAAAATGATGTCAATTGATAGGTTTAGTGAAAAATATTATGGGATGAGTCCTTATCAATTCGCAGCAAACAATCCTATTACTTATGTAGATATAAATGGCGATAGTATTTCACTAAATAAAGACTTTAGTTCTAGTAAGTATGCAATGTCAGCATATAACACATTTATTGGTACCAATGCAGGAAAGCAGTTCTTAAAAGATTTTGGAATTGGAGGTAAATTTGAAAAAGTTAGTATTGTTTTTGGTCTAAAAAACATGTGGGCTACAGGAGGAACCAAACAATTTGCTATTGATAAAAATGGTTCTAAAAAAGAAATACGAAATGAAGATGATGGCTTGGGGAAAGGTGTAATAACATCATTACCAAGTAAAAGTACACTCGAATTCAACGTTAATTTACGATGGAGTTCATGGGAACAAGAAAGTGAGCAAGAAAATCCAGGGGAATTCTATAGTAACCTATCAAAGATTGATAGAGGGTTGGTACTGTTACACGAACTGCAACATGTTAGAATTAATACAGAGGCACTATTGTTTGGCAAGACAGCAATATCAGAAGAAAATCAACATAGATTAATGAAAGCTACAGATGGTTCATATTTTCAAGAAAGAGTGAACTATTATAATCAATTTAAAAACCAAATTCGTAGAATTTTTAAAAATGAAACAGAAACTAATAAGGTTATTCAGCAAAGGGTTAATGCTTTTGATATTAAGTAA
- a CDS encoding RHS repeat-associated core domain-containing protein produces the protein MGIAKITQANAYGVWGEDLPTLKYLNTPKINNFGYLNREFQSETGYTDLVNRQFDNIIGRFTSQDPVIEGQEHLSLYQYSWNNPILRSDPDGKEPCCGGASPSSILWSSAGYTHNPNEAESKQLATTLLKDVGKGLATAALILMPVEELAVEGLALIGLKVESTILKDAAASLLKSESTIVKESVTTEKITKAYERPNSATTKSDGYAPKEALPRNTDGTPKADPEALGRPHTQLGTKGGSKGDYRQAREFDGNGKPIRDIDFTDHGRPQQGHTNPHQHRYIQNETGGTAKRGKAESL, from the coding sequence TTGGGCATAGCCAAGATTACACAAGCTAATGCCTACGGTGTTTGGGGGGAAGATTTACCGACTCTGAAATACCTTAATACGCCTAAAATAAACAACTTTGGATACTTAAACCGTGAATTTCAATCTGAAACAGGATATACAGATTTAGTAAATCGCCAATTTGATAATATTATTGGAAGGTTCACAAGTCAAGACCCCGTAATAGAAGGACAAGAACACTTATCTTTATATCAATATAGTTGGAATAATCCGATTTTACGGTCTGATCCTGATGGTAAAGAACCATGTTGTGGGGGAGCGTCACCATCAAGTATTCTATGGTCATCAGCAGGATATACTCATAATCCAAATGAAGCTGAAAGTAAGCAGTTAGCAACAACTCTCTTAAAAGATGTAGGAAAAGGTTTGGCCACCGCAGCTTTAATACTTATGCCTGTGGAAGAACTTGCTGTAGAAGGGTTAGCTTTGATTGGTTTAAAAGTAGAATCAACGATATTGAAAGATGCAGCAGCTTCGCTTTTGAAAAGTGAAAGTACAATAGTGAAGGAAAGTGTTACAACTGAAAAAATAACGAAAGCTTATGAAAGACCAAACAGTGCAACCACTAAATCTGATGGATATGCTCCAAAAGAGGCGTTGCCCAGAAATACAGATGGTACGCCAAAGGCAGATCCAGAAGCTTTAGGACGACCACATACTCAGTTAGGAACAAAGGGTGGAAGTAAAGGCGATTATAGGCAAGCAAGAGAATTTGATGGAAATGGCAAACCTATTAGAGATATTGACTTTACAGATCATGGAAGACCACAACAAGGTCATACTAATCCACATCAGCATAGATACATTCAAAATGAAACGGGAGGTACAGCGAAAAGAGGTAAAGCTGAGTCTCTATAA
- a CDS encoding DUF4304 domain-containing protein, with translation MKDLIKRLFKETTIPGYNKSNLTFFKRKNNFTYIINIQPSRNNIKGEEYFTINIGVYCPEIHQLIWEKVSKIPVETECTFRTRVNYFLNSKKDFWLELSNDNEVFYKTQNFITSLIEEKINPFFDFVIDYNALRKIMIDWEGSDSQYPLFKIQLAVIDFLCNDQRKAFEALQKISVDKVWGEKAIKVISNLQKYVP, from the coding sequence ATGAAAGATCTGATAAAGAGATTGTTCAAAGAAACAACTATACCTGGTTATAATAAATCTAATCTTACTTTCTTTAAAAGAAAGAATAACTTCACTTATATTATCAATATCCAACCCAGTAGAAACAACATAAAGGGGGAAGAATATTTTACAATAAACATAGGTGTATACTGTCCAGAAATCCATCAATTGATATGGGAAAAAGTGTCTAAAATTCCAGTCGAAACGGAATGTACATTTAGAACGAGAGTTAATTATTTTTTAAATTCAAAAAAAGATTTTTGGTTGGAATTATCTAATGACAATGAGGTATTTTATAAAACACAAAATTTTATTACATCATTAATAGAAGAAAAAATTAACCCTTTTTTTGATTTTGTAATTGATTATAATGCACTAAGAAAAATAATGATTGATTGGGAAGGTAGCGATTCTCAATATCCACTTTTTAAAATACAACTTGCGGTAATTGATTTTTTATGTAACGATCAGAGAAAGGCATTTGAAGCATTACAAAAAATTTCAGTTGATAAAGTGTGGGGAGAAAAAGCTATTAAAGTTATCAGTAATTTGCAAAAATATGTTCCGTAA
- a CDS encoding RHS repeat domain-containing protein, giving the protein MTQTPEQTYRLFDHIHFYLDYKYHIRGGLKGINLDANNNLTNSLFSYKLDYEEDGTYYDGNIRNQYWKSNIDGIQRAYQYNYDGASRIIAATYGSTKTGENYALNNVTYDANGNILSLSRNGKISPNSWGDIDQLAYTYNTNSNKIKAVNDALLLNNPNVGDFRDSSSAENQYIYAQDGSLIFDDNKKISIDWYYLKLPKKITKANGQWKAFIYNAQGKLLQTQTSEGLRLDYVGNLIYENNTLYQINHEEGRVTNGSYEYDINDQAGNLRLSIKDSLGLAKIVTKLDYDPWGMRLKGLDYYNPGTYNKFKTFSGKELHDTFGFNLLSYKYRFHDPILGRFISVDPLSEQYSYNSPFAFAENKLGLGVEYEGLELVPYNLGNTLWKEAGFSHNPSQEENVDMAHKGAVYAAKTTVNVLATAVLAEVGITLLRPLLSGTVVGEVLGVATETKNVSRALDAVEKLPEEISQRSMYSKMGEKELLSSQKSYTNLVKEHQIKLEEFKADPIGKTSPEKMAQAQKGGDNAIRKVIEGRIKSLEQQIRKQEGELKKINQEIENRKK; this is encoded by the coding sequence GTGACACAAACTCCTGAGCAGACTTACCGTCTTTTTGACCATATACACTTCTACCTTGATTACAAATACCATATCAGAGGTGGGCTAAAAGGTATCAATCTCGATGCCAATAACAACCTAACCAATAGCCTATTTAGTTATAAACTCGACTACGAAGAAGACGGTACATACTACGACGGAAATATCAGAAACCAATATTGGAAAAGCAATATCGACGGTATCCAAAGAGCCTACCAATACAACTACGACGGGGCTTCTCGCATCATCGCTGCCACTTATGGAAGTACCAAAACAGGAGAAAACTATGCCCTAAATAATGTAACTTATGATGCCAATGGGAATATCCTTAGTCTTAGTAGAAATGGGAAAATATCGCCAAACTCTTGGGGAGATATAGACCAGTTAGCCTACACATACAATACTAATTCTAATAAAATAAAAGCTGTTAATGATGCTTTGTTACTCAATAACCCAAATGTAGGTGATTTTAGAGATTCCTCTAGTGCCGAAAATCAATATATTTATGCTCAAGATGGTAGTTTGATTTTTGATGATAATAAGAAAATTTCAATAGATTGGTATTATTTAAAGCTACCTAAAAAAATCACCAAAGCCAATGGTCAGTGGAAAGCATTCATCTACAACGCACAAGGGAAATTGTTACAAACTCAAACCTCTGAGGGCTTACGCTTAGATTATGTTGGTAATCTGATATATGAAAATAATACTCTCTATCAAATTAACCATGAAGAGGGGCGTGTTACAAATGGAAGTTATGAATATGACATTAATGATCAGGCAGGAAATTTAAGGCTAAGTATTAAAGATAGTTTGGGACTTGCCAAAATTGTCACCAAATTAGATTATGACCCATGGGGAATGCGGTTAAAAGGTTTGGATTATTATAATCCTGGAACTTACAATAAATTCAAAACCTTTTCTGGAAAAGAATTACATGATACTTTTGGTTTTAACCTATTATCTTATAAATATCGGTTTCATGACCCAATTTTAGGACGCTTTATTTCAGTTGACCCACTCTCAGAACAATATTCCTACAATTCACCTTTTGCTTTTGCAGAAAATAAATTAGGATTGGGAGTCGAATATGAAGGGTTAGAGTTAGTCCCTTATAATTTAGGAAATACTTTATGGAAAGAAGCAGGTTTTTCACATAATCCTAGCCAGGAAGAGAATGTAGATATGGCTCACAAGGGAGCTGTTTATGCTGCAAAAACTACGGTTAATGTATTAGCTACAGCAGTTTTGGCAGAAGTTGGCATAACACTCCTTCGTCCACTTTTGTCAGGAACAGTGGTAGGAGAAGTATTAGGAGTTGCTACTGAAACTAAAAATGTTTCTAGGGCCTTAGATGCAGTTGAAAAACTCCCAGAGGAAATTTCTCAGAGGAGTATGTACTCAAAAATGGGAGAAAAAGAACTCCTTAGTTCTCAAAAAAGCTATACTAATCTAGTAAAAGAACATCAAATTAAATTGGAAGAGTTTAAAGCAGACCCAATTGGCAAAACAAGTCCTGAAAAAATGGCTCAGGCTCAAAAAGGGGGAGATAATGCGATAAGAAAAGTTATAGAGGGGCGTATAAAGTCGTTAGAACAACAGATTAGAAAACAAGAAGGTGAATTAAAAAAGATAAATCAAGAAATTGAAAACAGAAAAAAATAG